One segment of Pontibacter akesuensis DNA contains the following:
- a CDS encoding acyl-CoA dehydrogenase family protein, whose protein sequence is MEKSTQNAAIQGGEFLIKETNPQDVFIPAEFNEEQQMMAQTCKDFVREEVYPLLERLDNHEEGLMENLMKKAGELGLFAVSVPENYGGLNMDFNTALLVTESVGGGHSFPVAFAAHTGIGTLPILYFGTEEQKQKYVPKLVSGEWMSSYCLTEPGSGSDALAAKTKAVLNEAGTHYILNGQKMWITNAGFADVFIVFAQVDGDKFTGFIVEKGSPGLSLGNEEHKMGIKGSSTRQVFLEDCQVPKENVLGEIGKGHLIAFNILNIGRIKLAAATLGASKSVADLSVKYANERIQFQIPISKFGAIKYKLAEQAIRIYAVESALYRCGMDIYRKEQELMAGGADDNEALLGAAREFAVECAMLKVEGSEVLDYVVDEGVQIYGGYGFSADYPMDRAYRDSRINRIFEGTNEINRMLTVDMILKKAMKGELDLMGPAQAVQNELMAIPDFGEEEEGLFTAEHKAIKNLKKAILMVAGTAVQKYMNSLAKEQEVLMNIADMAIKTYVAESTLLRVEKLVNMKGEEAVSKEIDIVRVVVNDAVDSSFKAGKEAVAAMAEGDEQRLLFMGLKRFTKKDLYNTKEARRRIAAALIEANEYVY, encoded by the coding sequence ATGGAAAAATCAACTCAAAACGCCGCCATACAAGGTGGTGAGTTCCTGATAAAGGAAACAAACCCGCAGGACGTATTTATTCCTGCAGAATTCAACGAAGAGCAGCAGATGATGGCGCAGACCTGTAAGGACTTTGTGCGCGAGGAAGTATACCCGCTGCTGGAGCGCCTGGATAACCACGAAGAGGGCCTGATGGAGAACCTGATGAAAAAAGCAGGGGAACTGGGTTTGTTCGCTGTATCTGTTCCAGAAAACTACGGCGGCCTGAACATGGACTTCAACACGGCGTTGCTGGTTACAGAATCAGTAGGCGGTGGACATTCGTTCCCGGTAGCCTTTGCGGCACACACCGGTATCGGCACGCTACCAATTTTATACTTCGGTACCGAAGAGCAGAAGCAGAAGTACGTGCCCAAACTGGTGAGCGGCGAGTGGATGTCTTCTTACTGCCTCACGGAGCCGGGATCCGGCTCGGATGCGTTGGCGGCCAAAACAAAAGCAGTGCTGAACGAGGCAGGTACGCATTATATCCTGAACGGGCAGAAAATGTGGATCACTAACGCTGGTTTCGCGGATGTGTTCATCGTGTTTGCTCAGGTGGACGGAGACAAGTTCACGGGCTTTATCGTAGAGAAAGGCTCGCCGGGGCTAAGCCTTGGCAACGAGGAGCACAAGATGGGCATTAAAGGTTCTTCTACGCGCCAGGTATTCCTGGAGGATTGCCAGGTGCCGAAGGAAAACGTGCTGGGCGAGATTGGTAAAGGACATTTGATCGCCTTTAACATCCTGAACATTGGCCGTATCAAATTGGCGGCTGCTACACTGGGCGCCTCCAAAAGCGTAGCAGACCTGTCGGTGAAGTATGCGAACGAGCGTATCCAGTTCCAGATTCCAATCTCGAAATTCGGAGCCATCAAGTATAAACTGGCTGAGCAGGCCATCCGCATCTATGCCGTGGAATCTGCGCTGTACCGTTGTGGTATGGACATCTACCGCAAAGAACAGGAGCTGATGGCCGGTGGTGCCGACGATAATGAAGCGCTACTGGGTGCTGCCCGCGAGTTCGCTGTGGAGTGCGCCATGCTAAAAGTAGAGGGCTCTGAAGTACTGGATTACGTGGTGGACGAAGGGGTGCAGATTTACGGTGGCTACGGCTTCTCGGCTGACTACCCAATGGACCGCGCGTACCGGGACTCACGCATCAACCGCATTTTTGAAGGTACCAACGAGATCAACCGCATGCTGACCGTGGACATGATTCTGAAGAAGGCCATGAAAGGCGAGCTTGACCTGATGGGTCCGGCCCAGGCAGTGCAGAATGAACTGATGGCTATTCCGGATTTCGGAGAAGAGGAGGAAGGCCTGTTCACGGCAGAGCACAAGGCGATTAAAAACCTGAAGAAAGCCATTCTAATGGTAGCCGGTACCGCTGTGCAGAAGTACATGAACTCGCTTGCCAAAGAGCAGGAGGTGCTGATGAACATTGCCGACATGGCCATTAAAACCTACGTGGCCGAATCTACCCTGCTGCGTGTGGAGAAACTGGTGAACATGAAAGGCGAAGAGGCCGTGTCGAAAGAGATTGACATTGTGCGCGTAGTCGTGAATGATGCCGTGGATTCTTCTTTCAAAGCAGGTAAAGAAGCCGTGGCCGCGATGGCCGAGGGAGATGAGCAGCGCCTGTTGTTCATGGGCCTGAAGCGCTTCACGAAGAAAGACCTGTACAACACGAAAGAAGCACGCCGCCGTATTGCAGCTGCCTTGATCGAAGCAAACGAGTACGTGTACTAA
- a CDS encoding thiolase family protein translates to MNNAYIVAGFRSAVGKAGRGVFRFTRPDDLAADVIKHLMSTVPALDPERVDDLIVGNAVPEAEQGLQIGRMISLLSLPMSVSGMTVNRYCGSGLETIAIAANRIAAGMADCIVAGGTESMSMVPTAGWKTAPNYKIASKNPDWYLSMGLTAEAVAADYNVSREDQDEFALKSHQKALNAIEKGYFKDQIVPVTVEETYLDDNGKKKTRTYVVDTDEGPRADTSLERLAKLKPVFAAGGTVTAGNSSQTSDGAAFVIVMSERMVKELNLEPIARLISYGTGGVDPRIMGMGPIAAVPKALKMAGMTLNDIDLIEMNEAFAAQSIAVMRHLEFDPDKLNINGGAIALGHPLGCSGAKLTVQLFSDLRRTGGKHGLVTACVGGGQGVAGVFELLK, encoded by the coding sequence ATGAACAATGCATATATCGTAGCCGGATTTCGTAGCGCAGTGGGCAAAGCTGGTCGTGGCGTTTTCCGGTTCACCAGACCTGATGATCTGGCCGCAGATGTCATCAAACACTTAATGAGTACGGTGCCTGCCCTGGACCCTGAGCGCGTAGACGACCTGATTGTAGGGAATGCGGTACCTGAGGCGGAGCAAGGCCTGCAGATCGGTCGTATGATCTCGCTGCTGTCCTTGCCCATGTCAGTGAGTGGCATGACAGTGAACCGCTACTGCGGCTCCGGCCTGGAGACGATCGCGATTGCCGCCAACCGTATTGCAGCCGGCATGGCCGACTGTATTGTGGCGGGTGGTACCGAGTCGATGTCGATGGTGCCTACGGCTGGCTGGAAAACAGCACCGAACTACAAAATTGCAAGCAAAAACCCGGATTGGTACCTGAGCATGGGCTTAACAGCCGAGGCAGTGGCCGCAGATTATAATGTTTCACGTGAAGACCAGGATGAATTTGCACTCAAGTCGCACCAAAAGGCGCTGAACGCAATAGAGAAGGGGTACTTCAAAGACCAGATTGTTCCGGTAACGGTAGAGGAGACTTACCTGGACGACAACGGCAAAAAGAAAACACGCACCTATGTAGTAGACACGGACGAAGGACCGCGGGCCGATACTTCCCTGGAGCGCCTGGCGAAGCTGAAGCCAGTGTTTGCCGCCGGTGGAACCGTAACAGCCGGTAACTCTTCTCAAACGTCTGACGGGGCTGCCTTTGTGATCGTGATGAGCGAGCGCATGGTAAAGGAGCTGAACCTGGAGCCCATCGCGCGCCTGATCAGCTACGGCACCGGTGGTGTGGATCCACGCATCATGGGCATGGGCCCGATCGCCGCTGTTCCAAAGGCACTTAAGATGGCAGGCATGACGTTAAACGACATCGACCTGATCGAGATGAACGAGGCTTTTGCCGCGCAATCCATTGCCGTCATGCGCCACCTGGAATTCGATCCGGACAAGCTGAACATCAACGGTGGTGCCATCGCTTTGGGTCACCCGTTGGGTTGCTCCGGCGCTAAACTCACCGTGCAGCTTTTCAGCGACCTACGCCGCACAGGCGGCAAGCACGGCTTGGTAACTGCCTGCGTTGGCGGAGGCCAAGGTGTGGCTGGAGTGTTTGAACTTCTAAAATAG
- a CDS encoding acyl-CoA thioesterase, producing the protein MNLQERIAQSETRIFKAVFPNTTNHYDTLFGGTAMQLMDEVAFITATRFCRKRVVTVSSDRIDFTQPIPAGTIIELIGQVVSVGKTSLKVQVDIYVEEMYSDTRLKAVNGSFTFVAIDEHKQPVQVLPESTEV; encoded by the coding sequence ATGAACCTACAGGAGCGCATTGCCCAATCAGAGACACGCATTTTTAAAGCGGTTTTCCCGAACACCACCAACCACTACGACACACTTTTTGGTGGCACCGCCATGCAACTGATGGACGAGGTGGCTTTTATCACGGCAACCCGCTTTTGCCGCAAACGAGTGGTTACTGTCTCCTCCGACAGAATCGATTTTACGCAACCCATCCCGGCCGGCACAATTATCGAATTAATTGGGCAGGTGGTAAGCGTGGGCAAAACCAGTTTAAAGGTGCAGGTGGATATTTATGTGGAGGAAATGTACTCTGATACCCGGCTGAAGGCGGTGAACGGCAGCTTTACCTTTGTGGCCATAGATGAGCACAAGCAGCCGGTGCAGGTACTGCCGGAAAGTACAGAAGTATAA
- the recG gene encoding ATP-dependent DNA helicase RecG, whose protein sequence is MSNFFSTKIEFLKGVGPMRAELLQKELNIYTYGDLIQHYPFRYLDRTQFYKIAELDETMPYVQVRGRIRGKEVLGEGRKQRLAATLVDENGDQLELVWFKGVKWMEKSLKNHTDYIVFGKPTEFNGRFNMAHPELEELAEEKQTTAFLQPVYHTTEKLKAHRIDSKVISKMIEHLLKVALPQVQESLSPELIDTYRLTDKRSAYANIHFPETVEKYNAAKFRLKFEELFYIQLRLLRHKVVRKADLKGQIFNQVPTVTEFYKNHLTFDLTNAQKRVIKEIYGDLTAGKQMNRLLQGDVGSGKTIVAFITMLIAADNGAQSVLMAPTEILADQHYVGLKAFADSLGINLGKLTGSTKAKDRKVLHEQLRSGDMKMIVGTHALLEDVVQFQNLGLCIVDEQHRFGVEQRSKLWRKNPRVIPHVLVMTATPIPRTLAMTLYGDLDVSVIDEMPAGRKEIVTVHRFDSHRLRVFQFIRDQIKLGRQVYIVYPLIEESEQMENYKDLMDGYESVKRAFPEYKVSMVHGKMKAQDKDYEMQRFVKNETQIMVATTVIEVGVNVPNASVMVIESAERFGLSQLHQLRGRVGRGAEQSYCILMTGYKLSKDSKTRLETMVRTNNGFEIADIDLKLRGPGDLMGTQQSGVLDLLIADLSKDAPILQEARAAAQRILNGDAQLEQPEHANIRRHIQSLSVNTVNWSRIS, encoded by the coding sequence GTGAGCAACTTTTTCAGCACCAAAATAGAGTTCCTGAAGGGCGTAGGACCGATGCGGGCGGAGTTGTTGCAGAAAGAACTCAACATCTACACCTACGGCGACCTGATCCAGCATTACCCTTTCCGCTACCTCGACCGCACGCAGTTCTACAAAATTGCGGAGCTGGACGAGACCATGCCGTACGTGCAGGTGCGCGGCCGCATCCGGGGCAAGGAAGTACTAGGTGAAGGACGTAAGCAGCGCCTGGCAGCCACACTGGTGGATGAGAATGGTGATCAGCTGGAGCTGGTGTGGTTTAAGGGGGTGAAGTGGATGGAGAAGTCGCTGAAAAACCACACGGATTATATCGTATTCGGGAAGCCCACCGAGTTCAACGGCAGGTTTAACATGGCGCACCCGGAGCTGGAGGAACTGGCAGAGGAGAAACAAACTACTGCTTTCCTGCAGCCTGTTTACCATACCACCGAAAAGCTGAAGGCCCACCGCATCGATAGCAAGGTGATCAGCAAGATGATCGAGCACCTGCTGAAGGTGGCGCTGCCACAAGTGCAGGAGTCGCTGTCGCCGGAGCTGATCGACACCTACCGCCTCACCGACAAACGCAGCGCCTACGCCAACATCCATTTCCCGGAGACGGTGGAGAAGTATAACGCGGCCAAATTCCGACTCAAATTCGAGGAGTTATTTTACATACAGCTGCGCCTACTGCGGCACAAGGTCGTGCGCAAAGCCGACCTGAAGGGGCAGATTTTTAACCAGGTTCCTACTGTTACCGAATTCTACAAAAACCACCTCACCTTCGACCTGACGAATGCGCAGAAGCGGGTGATAAAAGAAATTTATGGCGATTTGACCGCCGGAAAGCAAATGAACCGCCTGCTGCAGGGCGACGTGGGCTCGGGCAAAACCATCGTGGCCTTTATCACCATGCTGATCGCCGCAGACAATGGGGCGCAGTCAGTGCTGATGGCGCCAACTGAGATCCTGGCTGACCAGCATTACGTGGGCCTGAAAGCCTTTGCAGATAGCCTCGGCATTAACCTGGGCAAACTCACCGGCTCAACCAAAGCGAAAGACAGAAAAGTGCTGCACGAGCAACTGCGCTCCGGCGACATGAAAATGATCGTGGGCACGCATGCCCTGCTGGAGGACGTGGTGCAGTTTCAGAACCTGGGTCTTTGCATTGTGGATGAGCAGCACCGTTTCGGGGTGGAGCAGCGTTCAAAGCTGTGGCGCAAGAATCCGCGCGTTATCCCGCACGTGCTCGTGATGACGGCCACACCTATTCCGCGCACCCTGGCCATGACGCTCTATGGTGACCTGGATGTATCGGTGATTGATGAGATGCCGGCAGGCCGTAAGGAGATCGTAACCGTGCATCGCTTCGATTCGCACCGCCTGCGGGTGTTCCAGTTCATCCGCGACCAGATAAAGCTTGGCCGCCAGGTATACATTGTGTACCCGCTGATAGAGGAGTCGGAGCAGATGGAGAACTACAAGGACCTGATGGACGGCTACGAGAGCGTGAAGCGCGCTTTCCCGGAGTACAAGGTAAGTATGGTGCACGGCAAAATGAAGGCACAGGACAAGGATTACGAGATGCAGCGCTTCGTGAAAAACGAGACGCAGATCATGGTGGCCACTACCGTAATTGAAGTAGGTGTAAACGTACCGAATGCCTCAGTGATGGTGATTGAGAGCGCCGAACGTTTCGGACTGTCGCAGCTGCACCAGTTGCGCGGGCGCGTGGGCCGTGGCGCCGAGCAAAGCTACTGCATCCTGATGACAGGCTACAAGCTGAGCAAGGACAGCAAAACGCGCCTTGAAACGATGGTGCGCACCAACAACGGCTTTGAGATTGCTGACATTGACCTGAAATTACGCGGACCAGGCGATTTAATGGGAACGCAGCAGAGCGGTGTGCTGGATTTGCTGATCGCCGACCTCTCGAAGGATGCGCCCATACTTCAAGAGGCACGCGCCGCCGCACAGCGCATACTTAACGGGGACGCCCAATTGGAGCAGCCGGAGCACGCCAATATCCGGCGTCATATTCAGTCTTTAAGTGTAAACACCGTAAACTGGAGCAGAATCAGCTAG
- a CDS encoding MarR family winged helix-turn-helix transcriptional regulator: MKPEETIDYHFKVCWHAISRMYNTEAVKNDMTTSIGFVLLNIDQQKGTPATKIAPLLGLEARSLTRILKSMEEKGLIYKVSDPSDKRLVRIFLTEKGLEKKEVSRQTVKLFNNKVRDVIPQKELDVFFKVCERIQGMIENKEIF; this comes from the coding sequence ATGAAGCCTGAAGAAACCATAGACTACCACTTTAAAGTATGTTGGCACGCCATCTCGCGTATGTACAATACGGAGGCCGTGAAGAACGACATGACCACCTCCATCGGTTTTGTGTTACTCAACATAGATCAGCAAAAAGGTACACCCGCCACTAAAATAGCGCCGCTGCTTGGCCTGGAGGCCCGCAGCCTGACCCGTATCCTTAAAAGCATGGAGGAGAAGGGCCTTATCTACAAAGTGTCCGACCCGAGTGACAAGCGCCTGGTGCGCATTTTCCTGACAGAGAAAGGACTTGAGAAGAAGGAGGTGTCCCGGCAAACGGTGAAGCTCTTCAACAACAAGGTGCGCGATGTGATCCCGCAGAAAGAGCTGGACGTTTTCTTTAAAGTATGCGAGCGCATCCAGGGCATGATCGAAAACAAAGAAATATTTTAA
- a CDS encoding glycosyltransferase family 2 protein, whose amino-acid sequence MQVSCLIPCYNERQRIAAVLEVVSKVKYIRQVVCVDDGSTDGTADYIKANWPQVLVVQQQRNSGKVAAIQQGLKSITNELVLLMDADLQDLRTDEIEAAIAAITESPSVDMIILRRINSPWFVRWYRSDILLSGERLIRKADLEQVMQLKPERYQLEVAINRYMLRHKKQVRWMPWSARNTYKVNKLGVLDGSKKEFRMYVEIVSFVGFSHMLLQLTSFTRKINAQQQNRGGLPRLLRQFKL is encoded by the coding sequence ATGCAGGTTTCTTGTCTCATTCCGTGCTATAACGAGCGGCAACGCATTGCTGCAGTGCTGGAGGTGGTTTCTAAGGTAAAGTACATTAGGCAGGTCGTTTGTGTAGATGATGGCTCTACAGACGGAACTGCTGACTACATCAAGGCCAATTGGCCGCAGGTGCTTGTCGTGCAACAGCAAAGAAACAGTGGCAAGGTGGCCGCTATACAGCAAGGGCTCAAAAGCATAACAAATGAGCTTGTGCTGCTAATGGACGCCGACCTGCAGGACCTGCGGACAGACGAGATAGAAGCTGCCATCGCTGCCATTACTGAAAGCCCTAGTGTAGATATGATTATCCTGAGGCGCATTAATTCGCCCTGGTTCGTGCGCTGGTATCGCTCCGATATTCTTTTGTCGGGGGAGAGGCTTATCAGGAAAGCAGATCTGGAGCAAGTGATGCAGTTAAAACCTGAGCGCTACCAACTGGAGGTAGCCATTAACCGCTATATGCTGCGCCACAAAAAGCAGGTACGCTGGATGCCATGGTCAGCCAGAAACACCTATAAAGTAAATAAACTGGGCGTGCTGGACGGCTCTAAAAAGGAATTCAGGATGTACGTGGAGATTGTCTCTTTTGTAGGTTTCTCCCATATGCTGCTGCAACTCACCTCGTTTACCAGAAAGATAAATGCGCAGCAACAAAACAGAGGTGGCCTGCCCCGCCTGCTGCGGCAGTTCAAGCTATAA
- a CDS encoding four helix bundle protein: MHNFKELIIWKEAMELAKAVYEASSSFPANEKYGLTSQINRSAVSVPSNIAEGAGRGSDKEFNQFLNIALGSAFELETQLLLAQAFGFIHEVKLNELLGQLRKIQRMIDGFKKKLNKRE; this comes from the coding sequence ATGCACAATTTCAAGGAATTGATTATTTGGAAAGAGGCAATGGAGTTAGCGAAAGCAGTGTATGAGGCTTCTTCCTCATTCCCTGCAAATGAAAAGTATGGTCTTACCTCACAAATTAATAGGTCTGCTGTATCAGTTCCCTCAAACATTGCTGAGGGGGCCGGAAGAGGTTCTGATAAAGAGTTTAATCAGTTTCTGAATATTGCTTTAGGTTCAGCTTTTGAGCTGGAAACACAGTTGCTTTTAGCACAAGCTTTTGGTTTTATACATGAAGTCAAGCTAAATGAGCTGCTGGGGCAACTGCGAAAGATTCAGAGAATGATCGATGGATTTAAGAAAAAACTAAATAAGCGAGAGTAA
- a CDS encoding Cthe_2314 family HEPN domain-containing protein: MEEQELDYDPFTYPSLEERKVIIKSQPLIDKLYLDDETNDKSYTDFIKYKNALDIWPWKNRFNNKISKLVFSYVLTKYHFDRGIHDDVWKQDTDSGATIFLPYLRSERDRSNLFLFRYSSEHYYYHYISASDIVYHLLNVFYNLEVKEGGRFNRNIADKLEGKRAASLLSSFNNDIR, translated from the coding sequence ATGGAAGAACAAGAGCTTGATTATGATCCTTTCACTTATCCTTCTCTTGAAGAAAGAAAAGTGATAATCAAGTCACAGCCTCTTATTGATAAACTATATTTGGATGATGAGACTAATGACAAGTCTTACACTGATTTTATAAAGTATAAAAATGCTCTTGATATATGGCCTTGGAAAAACAGGTTCAACAATAAAATAAGCAAGCTTGTTTTTAGCTACGTTCTTACTAAATACCATTTTGATAGAGGTATACATGATGATGTTTGGAAACAAGACACAGATTCAGGAGCAACAATATTTCTCCCCTATCTCAGAAGCGAGCGAGACAGGTCAAATTTATTCCTTTTCAGATATTCATCCGAACACTACTATTACCATTATATATCTGCATCTGATATAGTATATCATTTACTAAATGTATTTTACAATTTAGAAGTCAAGGAAGGTGGCAGGTTTAATAGAAATATTGCTGATAAACTAGAGGGGAAAAGAGCAGCTAGTCTCCTCTCTTCATTTAATAATGATATTAGATAA
- a CDS encoding 3-hydroxyacyl-CoA dehydrogenase/enoyl-CoA hydratase family protein — protein MKRIIKKVAVLGSGVMGSRIACHFANIGVQVLLLDIVPKELTPEEEKKGLTLESKAVRNRLVDGHLQSAINANPSPLYRKSDAHLISTGNFEDDMKDIATADWTIEVVVENLKVKKIVYDQVEQFRKPGTLISSNTSGIPIHLMLEGRSDDFKKHFCGTHFFNPPRYLKLLEIIPTPETDQDVVDFLMHYGDLYLGKTTVLAKDTPAFIANRVGIYGIMQTLKAMEKTGLTIDEVDRITGPIVGRPKSATFRTLDVVGLDTTINVANGLYQSGENDESRDLFQIPGYVQKMAENKWLGDKTGQGFYKKTKDAKGKTEILTLDLNTMEYGPKQKVKFQSLEVLKPIDDLKKRIKVFSGQSDKAVQFFNETLFGLFQYVSNRIPEISDELYRIDDALRAGFGWELGPFEYWDAIGAREGAQRMIEAGYEPAAWVGEMLENGKEAFYIVENGQRRYYDIQTKEYKAIPGAENFIILNNLRENKVVWKNSGATILDLGDGILNVEFHTKMNTIGGDVIMALNKGIELAEKDFRGMVVGNDAANFSAGANVGLIYMYALDQDYDELNMIIRQFQNTMMRMRYSAIPVVGAPHGLTLGGGCELNLHCDHIQASAETYMGLVEFGVGLIPGGGGTKEMTLRAADMYAEGDIEYNDLKNVFLNIGMAKVSTSAKEAVDLGYMRKSDGITINSNRLIADAKAQAILMADAGYTKPVQRTNVKVQGKGALGMFLTGANAMYTGRYMSAHDLKISQKLAYVMCGGDLSAPTEVSEQYLLDLEREAFLSLTGERKTLERIQSILTTGKPLRN, from the coding sequence ATGAAAAGAATAATAAAAAAAGTAGCGGTGCTTGGCTCCGGTGTGATGGGCTCCAGAATTGCCTGCCACTTTGCCAATATCGGCGTTCAGGTGCTGCTGCTGGACATCGTACCGAAAGAACTGACACCGGAAGAGGAGAAAAAAGGGCTTACGCTTGAAAGCAAAGCCGTGCGCAACCGCCTGGTGGACGGGCACCTGCAAAGCGCGATCAACGCCAACCCGTCGCCGCTTTACCGCAAATCCGATGCACACCTGATTTCGACAGGTAACTTCGAAGACGATATGAAGGATATCGCTACTGCCGACTGGACCATTGAGGTGGTGGTAGAGAACCTGAAAGTAAAGAAGATCGTGTATGACCAGGTGGAGCAGTTCCGCAAGCCGGGTACACTTATCTCCTCCAACACCTCCGGTATTCCGATTCACCTGATGCTGGAAGGCCGCTCCGACGATTTTAAGAAGCACTTCTGCGGCACGCACTTCTTTAACCCACCGCGTTACCTGAAGCTGCTCGAAATTATACCTACACCGGAGACAGATCAAGATGTAGTGGACTTCCTGATGCACTACGGTGATTTATACTTGGGTAAGACCACCGTATTGGCAAAAGATACGCCTGCCTTCATTGCGAACCGTGTGGGAATCTACGGCATTATGCAGACGCTTAAGGCCATGGAGAAAACTGGCCTGACGATAGACGAAGTGGATCGCATCACGGGCCCTATTGTGGGCCGTCCGAAATCTGCCACGTTCCGCACGCTGGATGTGGTTGGTCTGGATACCACCATCAATGTAGCCAACGGCCTATACCAGTCCGGCGAGAACGACGAGTCGCGCGACCTGTTCCAGATTCCGGGCTATGTGCAAAAAATGGCCGAGAACAAATGGCTGGGAGATAAAACCGGCCAGGGCTTCTACAAAAAGACAAAAGACGCCAAAGGCAAAACCGAGATCCTGACGCTGGACCTGAACACGATGGAGTACGGGCCGAAGCAGAAGGTGAAGTTCCAGAGCCTGGAGGTGCTGAAGCCAATCGATGACCTGAAGAAGCGCATCAAAGTGTTCTCCGGTCAGTCTGATAAGGCAGTGCAATTCTTCAACGAGACGCTGTTTGGCCTGTTCCAGTACGTTTCCAATCGCATTCCTGAAATTTCCGACGAACTGTACCGTATCGACGATGCCCTGCGTGCCGGCTTTGGCTGGGAGCTTGGCCCGTTTGAGTATTGGGATGCCATCGGTGCACGCGAAGGCGCTCAGCGCATGATAGAAGCCGGCTATGAGCCTGCTGCCTGGGTAGGCGAGATGCTGGAAAACGGCAAAGAGGCTTTCTACATTGTAGAGAACGGACAGCGCCGCTATTACGATATCCAGACAAAAGAATACAAAGCCATACCGGGTGCTGAAAACTTCATCATTCTGAATAACCTGCGTGAGAACAAGGTTGTCTGGAAAAACAGCGGTGCCACTATACTTGATTTAGGTGATGGCATTCTGAACGTGGAGTTCCATACCAAGATGAACACGATTGGCGGCGATGTAATCATGGCCCTGAACAAAGGCATAGAGCTTGCCGAGAAAGATTTCCGCGGCATGGTTGTAGGCAACGATGCCGCTAATTTTTCTGCCGGAGCCAACGTGGGGCTTATCTACATGTATGCGCTGGACCAGGATTACGATGAGCTGAACATGATTATCCGCCAATTCCAGAACACCATGATGCGCATGCGCTATTCGGCTATACCGGTAGTAGGCGCTCCGCATGGACTTACGCTGGGTGGTGGCTGCGAACTGAACCTGCACTGCGACCATATCCAGGCATCTGCCGAGACTTACATGGGCTTGGTAGAGTTTGGTGTTGGCTTGATACCAGGCGGTGGCGGTACAAAAGAGATGACGCTGCGCGCTGCCGATATGTATGCCGAAGGCGACATCGAGTACAACGACCTGAAGAACGTGTTCCTGAACATCGGTATGGCCAAGGTTTCTACTTCAGCCAAAGAGGCAGTAGACTTAGGCTACATGCGCAAGAGCGACGGCATTACGATCAACAGCAACCGCCTGATAGCCGATGCCAAAGCACAGGCTATACTGATGGCTGATGCGGGCTATACCAAACCGGTGCAGCGCACCAACGTGAAGGTGCAGGGCAAAGGTGCACTGGGTATGTTCCTGACAGGTGCCAACGCCATGTACACGGGCCGCTACATGTCTGCACACGACCTGAAGATTTCACAAAAGCTAGCCTATGTGATGTGCGGAGGCGATTTGTCTGCCCCAACGGAGGTGAGCGAGCAGTACCTGCTGGACCTGGAGCGTGAGGCCTTCCTGTCGCTGACTGGCGAGCGCAAAACTTTGGAGCGCATCCAGAGCATCCTGACCACAGGCAAGCCGCTTAGAAACTAA